A single Sander lucioperca isolate FBNREF2018 chromosome 24, SLUC_FBN_1.2, whole genome shotgun sequence DNA region contains:
- the LOC116044483 gene encoding protein FAM171B: MPAAERSVLPPLLLFLPSLLLIPCLDGAVRAAEEGGGLPSSSPGDNGLTIAVGDPSVTDPGRLLSPSAPIEEPQFALKVLVRDLVTRQALPGASVDVYVNHTLRSSARTDEKGEVLLWVTYSPGLSLTLLGTMEGYAPTPVPWSTAKRPIFSAVTLLLLPHSQGNIWLFEDSVLITGKLPDSSSQPKVKFPKNLLTMSDKSNVSSVTAYLTVPQHHLAKDCANCTPGIISKKSLVQIIELKALAAINVLLYSGGEELQVRGPIQISLPLGHSTHLRASDTVPAWAFNLKTGAWENQGLGIVKTVGDELVWTYTASHLGYWIAAPLPSSHDNLGHGSSIDFISHHTYLLMGILGAMLAIVIGLLSLLLCHCGRSSYREPRRGRRARFSKLTVVKKDQTTSTHMEEGLLFRSGDNSLASCSVQCEPSSTPRHKANYNIYVEDPGSCPVAPLYENIALDRIKGPQPSSHYINSEEVARLREKSEQNRVNINSDNFFQDKLLHIYNQPVAIIQAPELFGAQEQQLSGCKSATFPRNGVDYDAHSEPVNKDSYTQTLPKVPHHHSQGGSSPQQSSQDEPQPLETPPQGQGPNAVVWGRYSNLLESSVSVPGTLNEAAGMEAFSNGHGVPSELQGISERTLLELTRGKSHPRAWFVSLDGKPAAQVRHSIIELQSRRHRPPSSNDTSLDSGVDMNEPQHNIRETERDRRSIRASSLPHHSRGGRYGEEQDLSSSESGTTATCTPEDPSLRNILDGSSGAIPNIPEERDGMDTSSAQEDSESRGTPPPRRLRKVREKGKTEKRSAKHVREGRPLTKRS, from the exons ATGCCCGCCGCTGAACGCTCCGTGCTGCCGCCGCTGCTGCTCTTTCTGCCGTCGTTGCTTTTGATTCCGTGCCTGGATGGGGCGGTGAGAGCAGCGGAGGAGGGCGGCGGCCTGCCCTCCTCCTCGCCCGGGGACAATGGCCTCACCATTGCGGTCGGAGACCCGTCTGTCACCGACCCGGGGAGACTCCTCAGCCCCTCCGCTCCGATAGAag AGCCCCAGTTTGCTCTGAAGGTGCTGGTGAGGGACCTAGTGACCCGTCAGGCGCTGCCGGGTGCTTCAGTGGACGTTTACGTAAACCACACTCTGAGGAGCTCTGCCCGAACAGACGAGAAGGGTGAGGTTCTGCTCTGGGTGACCTACAGTCCCGGCCTCAGTCTGACTCTGCTGGGCACCATGGAGGGCTACGCCCCCACCCCCGTGCCCTGGAGCACCGCCAAGAGGCCGA TTTTCTCTGCTGTGACGTTGCTGCTGCTCCCTCACAGTCAGGGGAACATCTGGCTGTTTGAAGACTCAGTACTCATCACAGGGAAGTTACCTG ACAGCTCATCCCAACCTAAGGTTAAGTTCCCCAAGAACCTCCTCACGATGTCTGATAAGAGCAACGTCTCCTCGGTGACAGCGTACCTGACTGTACCACAGCACCACCTAGCGAAAGACTGTGCCAACTGCACTCCAGGCATCATCAGCAAAAAATCAT TGGTCCAAATCATTGAGCTGAAGGCGCTGGCAGCCATCAATGTCCTGCTGTACTCTGGCGGTGAGGAGCTCCAGGTTCGAGGGCCCATTCAAATCAGCCTTCCCCTGGGACACAGCACGCATCTCAGGGCCTCTGACACTGTGCCAGCTTGGGCCTTTAACCTAAAGACAG GTGCCTGGGAGAACCAGGGTCTGGGGATAGTGAAAACAGTTGGCGATGAGCTGGTTTGGACCTACACCGCTTCCCATCTGGGCTACTGGATCGCTGCCCCTCTTCCCTCATCACACG ATAACCTGGGACATGGAAGCTCCATTGATTTCATATCACACCACACCTACCTGTTGATGGGAATACTGGGAGCCATGCTGGCTATAGTGATTGGACTTCTTTCCTTGCTGCTGTGTCACTGCGG GAGAAGTTCTTATCGAGAGCccaggagggggaggagagcaCGCTTTTCCAAACTCACGGTGGTGAAAAAAGACCAAACCACCTCCACCCACATGGAAGAGGGTTTGTTGTTCCGTTCTGGCGACAACAGCCTCGCTTCCTGCAGTGTCCAGTGTGAACCCTCGTCCACGCCGAGGCACAAAGCCAACTACAACATCTATGTGGAGGATCCAGGGAGTTGCCCGGTGGCTCCTCTTTATGAGAACATTGCTCTGGATCGGATCAAAGGTCCCCAGCCGTCGTCTCACTACATCAACAGCGAAGAGGTGGCCCGGCTTCGGGAAAAGTCAGAGCAGAATCGGGTCAACATAAACTCTGACAACTTCTTTCAAGATAAGCTGCTTCATATTTACAACCAGCCAGTGGCGATTATTCAGGCGCCGGAGCTTTTCGGTGCTCAGGAGCAGCAACTATCAGGCTGCAAGTCTGCTACTTTCCCCCGCAATGGAGTTGACTATGATGCTCACTCAGAGCCTGTAAATAAAGACAGCTACACCCAGACACTACCCAAAGTCCCTCACCACCACTCCCAAGGTGGGAGCAGTCCACAGCAGAGCAGCCAAGATGAGccccagcctctggagactcctcCGCAAGGCCAAGGCCCTAACGCTGTTGTGTGGGGACGCTACAGTAACCTCCTGGAATCCTCCGTCTCGGTCCCTGGGACTCTTAATGAGGCGGCTGGTATGGAGGCCTTCAGCAATGGGCATGGTGTACCCAGCGAGCTGCAGGGGATTTCAGAGCGCACCTTGCTGGAGCTGACCCGGGGCAAGTCTCACCCCAGGGCCTGGTTTGTCTCCTTAGACGGGAAGCCGGCCGCCCAGGTCCGCCACTCCATTATCGAGCTCCAGAGCCGCCGCCACCGCCCGCCGAGCAGCAACGACACCAGCCTGGACTCTGGGGTGGACATGAACGAGCCTCAGCATAACATCCGCGAGACGGAGCGCGACAGgcgctccatcagggcctcttCCCTGCCGCACCACAGCCGAGGAGGGCGTTATGGCGAGGAACAGGACCTGAGCAGTAGTGAGAGTGGCACCACAGCCACCTGTACGCCAGAGGACCCTTCCCTGAGGAACATTTTAGACGGTAGCAGTGGGGCTATTCCTAACATTCCTGAAGAGCGAGACGGGATGGATACATCCAGCGCTCAGGAGGACAGCGAGTCCAGAGGTACGCCGCCTCCGCGGCGCCTGAGGAAGGTCAGAGAGAAGGGCAAGACTGAAAAGAGGAGTGCCAAGCATGTCCGTGAGGGGAGACCTCTGACCAAGCGCAGTTAG
- the zswim2 gene encoding E3 ubiquitin-protein ligase ZSWIM2: protein MFRKTVWRNTVSDAVSFHQDQALNTTIFLLTSFGPTGFLLREDGEARNFKVCLGDPHTCTCPVFTREQEPCKHICWVLLRKFRLPREHEYSFQHGLVERQILEVLHGLHQTKDHRTGNYSSAAAGTQSQPSTGQEAGSVCRKVIQSQDVCPICQEELLEKKQPVSYCRFGCGNNVHISCMKVWADHQKLLDSEETVKCPLCREDFSSLKLLQEQVKNAVKLFTAAEREKPDRHLGVLCHSCRVGPVTGRCFKCTVCRYFYLCEDCSKKGCHPQHPFASRKKRREKWHLVAEDPSDEPRGATSHPPNDSIIPLAADPLPENVLGCLPTVRVRSGSRLLDVGQQCRICLLDFSLGQRVRTLPCHHKFHTDCVDGILRKSNSCPLDGYVIYNPLTWTTSERKTSPKLASCLSSDCAKRPENNLKDLFIPGVALRDRNTKVTPSHGSLNLEVLTGSSVTLNTPQKLITDRFQGLCVDTATVKEGERELQRKQTPVNPESGSSFDHQSKSDSSAHFLKKTATEHSSASPTVTKIRAQPQLNLFVGLQRPESDHTATVSSSARRTRLQPKRTGTLTINETNNISELTMTGVLINTQQQKKT, encoded by the exons atgtttaGGAAAACTGTCTGGAGGAACACAGTCAGTGATGCAGTGAGTTTCCACCAAGACCAAGCCCTCAACACCACCATATTTCTCCTGACCTCCTTCGGCCCAACAGGGTTTCTGCTCAGAGAGGACGGAGAGGCTAGAAACTTCAAG GTGTGCTTGGGTGACCCACATACGTGCACTTGCCCTGTGTTCACCAGGGAGCAGGAGCCATGCAAACACATCTGCTG GGTTTTACTGCGGAAATTCAGACTACCCAGAGAACATGAAT ATTCATTTCAGCATGGACTTGTGGAGAGACAGATCTTGGAGGTGCTCCATGGTTTACACCAAACCAAAGACCACCGGACGGGAAATTattcttctgctgctgctgggaccCAGAGCCAGCCATCCACTGGCCAGGAGGCTGGAAGTGTCTGCCGGAAAGTGATCCAATCCCAGGATGTGTGTCCTATCTGCCAAGAAGAGCTGCTGGAGAAAAAACAGCCCGTGTCTTACTGCAG GTTCGGTTGTGGCAACAATGTCCACATCTCTTGCATGAAGGTGTGGGCCGATCACCAGAAACTTTTAGACAGTGAAGAAACCGTGAAGTGCCCTCTGTGCAGGGAGGACTTCAGCTCCTTGAAGTTGCTCCAGGAGCAGGTGAAAAACGCAGTGAAGCTCTTCACTGCTGCTGAGAGAGAGAAGCCAGACAGACACCTGGGAGTCCTCTGCCACAGCTGCCGGGTCGGCCCTGTCACTGGCAGGTGTTTTAA ATGCACAGTCTGCAGGTACTTCTATCTATGTGAGGACTGCTCAAAGAAGGGCTGCCACCCACAGCATCCATTTGCGTCACGAAAA aaaaggagagaaaagtgGCACCTTGTGGCCGAGGACCCCAGTGATGAACCGAGGGGAGCGACCTCTCACCCGCCGAATGACAG CATCATCCCTCTAGCTGCAGACCCTTTACCTGAAAATGTGTTGGGGTGTCTACCTACGGTCAGGGTGAGATCGGGGTCCCGGCTCCTGGATGTGGGACAGCAGTGTCGTATCTGTCTGCTGGATTTCAGCCTGGGCCAACGTGTCCGAACTCTGCCCTGCCATCACAAG TTCCACACCGACTGTGTGGATGGGATCCTGCGGAAATCAAACTCCTGCCCCTTGGATGGATATGTCATTTATAACCCTTTGACTTGGACAACCAGTGAAAGGAAGACCTCCCCTAAGTTGGCCTCCTGCCTTTCCAGTGACTGTGCCAAACGACCAGAAAATAACTTAAAGGACCTTTTTATTCCAGGAGTGGCCCTGCGGGACAGGAACACTAAAGTCACTCCCTCACACGGTTCTCTGAACTTAGAGGTGCTAACGGGTTCTTCAGTAACTTTAAACACCCCACAAAAGTTAATAACTGACCGTTTTCAAGGCTTGTGCGTAGATACAGCCACTGTgaaagaaggagaaagagagttGCAGAGAAAACAAACTCCTGTTAATCCTGAAAGCGGCTCATCTTTTGATCACCAAAGTAAATCTGACTCAAGTGCACATTTCTTAAAAAAGACAGCGACAGAACACAGCTCTGCTTCACCTACAGTGACAAAAATCAGAGCGCAGCCCCAGTTGAACCTTTTTGTAGGTTTGCAGAGACCTGAGTCAGACCACACAGCTACTGTGTCCTCTTCTGCCAGGCGAACTAGACTGCAACCCAAGAGGACAGGCACGCTAACCATCAATGAAACAAACAACATTTCAGAGCTAACAATGACTGGAGTTTTAATAAACACACAGCAACAGAAGAAGACTTAA
- the calcrlb gene encoding calcitonin gene-related peptide type 1 receptor isoform X1, translating into MDLSGFMYLLVMCALNKLIVVASLEDDYQEHLNHQGEHQSTRNQIATAQYECFQKILKKSHRKTKTIAGPMCNATWDGWLCWDETEAGPTEQGCPDYFRNFDPHAMASKVCSETGEWGRHPESNRTWTNFTNCQANTTHHGTQAAMTHFYLVMIGHGLSLVSLLISLGIFFHFKSLSCQRITLHKNLFFSFVLNSIITVVWLTTVVMKQGHAYNDSASCKLVMFVHLYLLSCNYFWMLCEGIYLHTLIVVAVFAEKQHLMWYYLLGWGFPLVPTVIHSIARHCYYNDRCWVSSDTSLLYIIHGPICAALVVNLFFLLNIVRVLITKLRVTHQAESSLYMRAVRATLILIPLLGIQFVLVPYKPQDHWVSEIYLYVMEILMHYQGLLVSTIFCFFNGEVQSVLRRNWNQQRMQFAGTFANADFFRSASYVASSLTEVHRCYSIESHTEHMNGKSYSDIFRSDSPFV; encoded by the exons ATGGACCTTAGCGGCTTCATGTATCTCCTGGTCATGTGCGCTCTCAATAAG CTGATTGTGGTGGCAAGCCTTGAAGATGATTACCAGGAGCATCTGAACCATCAGGGAGAACATCAGTCGACACGGAACCAAATCGCCACGGCCCAGTACGAATGTTTCCAGAAGATTTTGAAAAAATCGCAccgcaaaacaaaaacaatag CAGGGCCCATGTGCAACGCAACATGGGATGGGTGGCTGTGCTGGGACGAAACTGAAGCCGGACCGACAGAGCAGGGCTGTCCCGACTACTTTAGAAATTTTGATCCTCAtg CGATGGCGTCCAAAGTGTGCTCAGAGACAGGCGAGTGGGGACGCCACCCCGAGAGCAACAGGACATGGACAAACTTCACGAACTGCCAAGCTAACACGACACATCATGGGACA CAGGCGGCAATGACTCACTTCTATTTGGTCATGATTGGTCACGGCCTGTCGCTGGTCTCATTGCTCATATCATTGGGAATATTCTTCCATTTTAA GAGTCTGAGCTGCCAGAGGATAACGCTCCACAAAAACCTCTTCTTCTCATTTGTGCTGAACTCCATCATCACCGTTGTCTGGCTTACAACAGTGGTAATGAAACAGGGACACGCGTATAATGATTCT GCAAGCTGCAAACTGGTCATGTTCGTCCACCTGTATCTGCTGAGCTGTAACTACTTCTGGATGCTCTGCGAGGGCATCTACCTGCACACTCTGATCGTTGTGGCAGTGTTTGCAGAAAAACAACATCTCATGTGGTATTACCTGCTGGGCTGGG gttttccacTCGTGCCCACGGTGATACATTCAATAGCACGCCACTGCTACTACAATGACAG ATGTTGGGTCAGCTCGGATACCTCCTTGCTGTACATTATCCACGGCCCCATCTGCGCCGCTTTGGTG GTGAATCTGTTCTTCCTGCTGAACATCGTTCGGGTTCTGATCACCAAGCTGAGAGTGACGCACCAGGCCGAGTCCAGCCTCTACATGAGGGCGGTGAGAGCCACCCTCATCCTCATCCCTCTGCTCGGCATCCAGTTTGTCCTGGTGCCCTACAAGCCCCAGGATCACTGGGTCTCTGAGATCTACCTGTACGTCATGGAAATCCTCATGCACTACCAG GGTCTCTTGGTTTCTACAATATTCTGCTTCTTCAACGGAGAG GTCCAGAGTGTTCTGCGGAGAAACTGGAACCAGCAGCGGATGCAGTTCGCCGGCACGTTTGCCAATGCCGACTTCTTCCGCTCTGCATCCTACGTGGCGTCATCGCTCACAGAGGTCCACCGCTGCTACAGCATCGAAAGCCACACTGAGCACATGAACGGCAAGAGCTACTCAGACATCTTTAGATCGGACAGCCCTTTCGTGTGA
- the calcrlb gene encoding calcitonin gene-related peptide type 1 receptor isoform X2, which translates to MDLSGFMYLLVMCALNKLIVVASLEDDYQEHLNHQGEHQSTRNQIATAQYECFQKILKKSHRKTKTIGPMCNATWDGWLCWDETEAGPTEQGCPDYFRNFDPHAMASKVCSETGEWGRHPESNRTWTNFTNCQANTTHHGTQAAMTHFYLVMIGHGLSLVSLLISLGIFFHFKSLSCQRITLHKNLFFSFVLNSIITVVWLTTVVMKQGHAYNDSASCKLVMFVHLYLLSCNYFWMLCEGIYLHTLIVVAVFAEKQHLMWYYLLGWGFPLVPTVIHSIARHCYYNDRCWVSSDTSLLYIIHGPICAALVVNLFFLLNIVRVLITKLRVTHQAESSLYMRAVRATLILIPLLGIQFVLVPYKPQDHWVSEIYLYVMEILMHYQGLLVSTIFCFFNGEVQSVLRRNWNQQRMQFAGTFANADFFRSASYVASSLTEVHRCYSIESHTEHMNGKSYSDIFRSDSPFV; encoded by the exons ATGGACCTTAGCGGCTTCATGTATCTCCTGGTCATGTGCGCTCTCAATAAG CTGATTGTGGTGGCAAGCCTTGAAGATGATTACCAGGAGCATCTGAACCATCAGGGAGAACATCAGTCGACACGGAACCAAATCGCCACGGCCCAGTACGAATGTTTCCAGAAGATTTTGAAAAAATCGCAccgcaaaacaaaaacaatag GGCCCATGTGCAACGCAACATGGGATGGGTGGCTGTGCTGGGACGAAACTGAAGCCGGACCGACAGAGCAGGGCTGTCCCGACTACTTTAGAAATTTTGATCCTCAtg CGATGGCGTCCAAAGTGTGCTCAGAGACAGGCGAGTGGGGACGCCACCCCGAGAGCAACAGGACATGGACAAACTTCACGAACTGCCAAGCTAACACGACACATCATGGGACA CAGGCGGCAATGACTCACTTCTATTTGGTCATGATTGGTCACGGCCTGTCGCTGGTCTCATTGCTCATATCATTGGGAATATTCTTCCATTTTAA GAGTCTGAGCTGCCAGAGGATAACGCTCCACAAAAACCTCTTCTTCTCATTTGTGCTGAACTCCATCATCACCGTTGTCTGGCTTACAACAGTGGTAATGAAACAGGGACACGCGTATAATGATTCT GCAAGCTGCAAACTGGTCATGTTCGTCCACCTGTATCTGCTGAGCTGTAACTACTTCTGGATGCTCTGCGAGGGCATCTACCTGCACACTCTGATCGTTGTGGCAGTGTTTGCAGAAAAACAACATCTCATGTGGTATTACCTGCTGGGCTGGG gttttccacTCGTGCCCACGGTGATACATTCAATAGCACGCCACTGCTACTACAATGACAG ATGTTGGGTCAGCTCGGATACCTCCTTGCTGTACATTATCCACGGCCCCATCTGCGCCGCTTTGGTG GTGAATCTGTTCTTCCTGCTGAACATCGTTCGGGTTCTGATCACCAAGCTGAGAGTGACGCACCAGGCCGAGTCCAGCCTCTACATGAGGGCGGTGAGAGCCACCCTCATCCTCATCCCTCTGCTCGGCATCCAGTTTGTCCTGGTGCCCTACAAGCCCCAGGATCACTGGGTCTCTGAGATCTACCTGTACGTCATGGAAATCCTCATGCACTACCAG GGTCTCTTGGTTTCTACAATATTCTGCTTCTTCAACGGAGAG GTCCAGAGTGTTCTGCGGAGAAACTGGAACCAGCAGCGGATGCAGTTCGCCGGCACGTTTGCCAATGCCGACTTCTTCCGCTCTGCATCCTACGTGGCGTCATCGCTCACAGAGGTCCACCGCTGCTACAGCATCGAAAGCCACACTGAGCACATGAACGGCAAGAGCTACTCAGACATCTTTAGATCGGACAGCCCTTTCGTGTGA
- the calcrlb gene encoding calcitonin gene-related peptide type 1 receptor isoform X4 yields the protein MDLSGFMYLLVMCALNKLIVVASLEDDYQEHLNHQGEHQSTRNQIATAQYECFQKILKKSHRKTKTIGPMCNATWDGWLCWDETEAGPTEQGCPDYFRNFDPHAMASKVCSETGEWGRHPESNRTWTNFTNCQANTTHHGTAAMTHFYLVMIGHGLSLVSLLISLGIFFHFKSLSCQRITLHKNLFFSFVLNSIITVVWLTTVVMKQGHAYNDSASCKLVMFVHLYLLSCNYFWMLCEGIYLHTLIVVAVFAEKQHLMWYYLLGWGFPLVPTVIHSIARHCYYNDRCWVSSDTSLLYIIHGPICAALVVNLFFLLNIVRVLITKLRVTHQAESSLYMRAVRATLILIPLLGIQFVLVPYKPQDHWVSEIYLYVMEILMHYQGLLVSTIFCFFNGEVQSVLRRNWNQQRMQFAGTFANADFFRSASYVASSLTEVHRCYSIESHTEHMNGKSYSDIFRSDSPFV from the exons ATGGACCTTAGCGGCTTCATGTATCTCCTGGTCATGTGCGCTCTCAATAAG CTGATTGTGGTGGCAAGCCTTGAAGATGATTACCAGGAGCATCTGAACCATCAGGGAGAACATCAGTCGACACGGAACCAAATCGCCACGGCCCAGTACGAATGTTTCCAGAAGATTTTGAAAAAATCGCAccgcaaaacaaaaacaatag GGCCCATGTGCAACGCAACATGGGATGGGTGGCTGTGCTGGGACGAAACTGAAGCCGGACCGACAGAGCAGGGCTGTCCCGACTACTTTAGAAATTTTGATCCTCAtg CGATGGCGTCCAAAGTGTGCTCAGAGACAGGCGAGTGGGGACGCCACCCCGAGAGCAACAGGACATGGACAAACTTCACGAACTGCCAAGCTAACACGACACATCATGGGACA GCGGCAATGACTCACTTCTATTTGGTCATGATTGGTCACGGCCTGTCGCTGGTCTCATTGCTCATATCATTGGGAATATTCTTCCATTTTAA GAGTCTGAGCTGCCAGAGGATAACGCTCCACAAAAACCTCTTCTTCTCATTTGTGCTGAACTCCATCATCACCGTTGTCTGGCTTACAACAGTGGTAATGAAACAGGGACACGCGTATAATGATTCT GCAAGCTGCAAACTGGTCATGTTCGTCCACCTGTATCTGCTGAGCTGTAACTACTTCTGGATGCTCTGCGAGGGCATCTACCTGCACACTCTGATCGTTGTGGCAGTGTTTGCAGAAAAACAACATCTCATGTGGTATTACCTGCTGGGCTGGG gttttccacTCGTGCCCACGGTGATACATTCAATAGCACGCCACTGCTACTACAATGACAG ATGTTGGGTCAGCTCGGATACCTCCTTGCTGTACATTATCCACGGCCCCATCTGCGCCGCTTTGGTG GTGAATCTGTTCTTCCTGCTGAACATCGTTCGGGTTCTGATCACCAAGCTGAGAGTGACGCACCAGGCCGAGTCCAGCCTCTACATGAGGGCGGTGAGAGCCACCCTCATCCTCATCCCTCTGCTCGGCATCCAGTTTGTCCTGGTGCCCTACAAGCCCCAGGATCACTGGGTCTCTGAGATCTACCTGTACGTCATGGAAATCCTCATGCACTACCAG GGTCTCTTGGTTTCTACAATATTCTGCTTCTTCAACGGAGAG GTCCAGAGTGTTCTGCGGAGAAACTGGAACCAGCAGCGGATGCAGTTCGCCGGCACGTTTGCCAATGCCGACTTCTTCCGCTCTGCATCCTACGTGGCGTCATCGCTCACAGAGGTCCACCGCTGCTACAGCATCGAAAGCCACACTGAGCACATGAACGGCAAGAGCTACTCAGACATCTTTAGATCGGACAGCCCTTTCGTGTGA
- the calcrlb gene encoding calcitonin gene-related peptide type 1 receptor isoform X3 gives MDLSGFMYLLVMCALNKLIVVASLEDDYQEHLNHQGEHQSTRNQIATAQYECFQKILKKSHRKTKTIAGPMCNATWDGWLCWDETEAGPTEQGCPDYFRNFDPHAMASKVCSETGEWGRHPESNRTWTNFTNCQANTTHHGTAAMTHFYLVMIGHGLSLVSLLISLGIFFHFKSLSCQRITLHKNLFFSFVLNSIITVVWLTTVVMKQGHAYNDSASCKLVMFVHLYLLSCNYFWMLCEGIYLHTLIVVAVFAEKQHLMWYYLLGWGFPLVPTVIHSIARHCYYNDRCWVSSDTSLLYIIHGPICAALVVNLFFLLNIVRVLITKLRVTHQAESSLYMRAVRATLILIPLLGIQFVLVPYKPQDHWVSEIYLYVMEILMHYQGLLVSTIFCFFNGEVQSVLRRNWNQQRMQFAGTFANADFFRSASYVASSLTEVHRCYSIESHTEHMNGKSYSDIFRSDSPFV, from the exons ATGGACCTTAGCGGCTTCATGTATCTCCTGGTCATGTGCGCTCTCAATAAG CTGATTGTGGTGGCAAGCCTTGAAGATGATTACCAGGAGCATCTGAACCATCAGGGAGAACATCAGTCGACACGGAACCAAATCGCCACGGCCCAGTACGAATGTTTCCAGAAGATTTTGAAAAAATCGCAccgcaaaacaaaaacaatag CAGGGCCCATGTGCAACGCAACATGGGATGGGTGGCTGTGCTGGGACGAAACTGAAGCCGGACCGACAGAGCAGGGCTGTCCCGACTACTTTAGAAATTTTGATCCTCAtg CGATGGCGTCCAAAGTGTGCTCAGAGACAGGCGAGTGGGGACGCCACCCCGAGAGCAACAGGACATGGACAAACTTCACGAACTGCCAAGCTAACACGACACATCATGGGACA GCGGCAATGACTCACTTCTATTTGGTCATGATTGGTCACGGCCTGTCGCTGGTCTCATTGCTCATATCATTGGGAATATTCTTCCATTTTAA GAGTCTGAGCTGCCAGAGGATAACGCTCCACAAAAACCTCTTCTTCTCATTTGTGCTGAACTCCATCATCACCGTTGTCTGGCTTACAACAGTGGTAATGAAACAGGGACACGCGTATAATGATTCT GCAAGCTGCAAACTGGTCATGTTCGTCCACCTGTATCTGCTGAGCTGTAACTACTTCTGGATGCTCTGCGAGGGCATCTACCTGCACACTCTGATCGTTGTGGCAGTGTTTGCAGAAAAACAACATCTCATGTGGTATTACCTGCTGGGCTGGG gttttccacTCGTGCCCACGGTGATACATTCAATAGCACGCCACTGCTACTACAATGACAG ATGTTGGGTCAGCTCGGATACCTCCTTGCTGTACATTATCCACGGCCCCATCTGCGCCGCTTTGGTG GTGAATCTGTTCTTCCTGCTGAACATCGTTCGGGTTCTGATCACCAAGCTGAGAGTGACGCACCAGGCCGAGTCCAGCCTCTACATGAGGGCGGTGAGAGCCACCCTCATCCTCATCCCTCTGCTCGGCATCCAGTTTGTCCTGGTGCCCTACAAGCCCCAGGATCACTGGGTCTCTGAGATCTACCTGTACGTCATGGAAATCCTCATGCACTACCAG GGTCTCTTGGTTTCTACAATATTCTGCTTCTTCAACGGAGAG GTCCAGAGTGTTCTGCGGAGAAACTGGAACCAGCAGCGGATGCAGTTCGCCGGCACGTTTGCCAATGCCGACTTCTTCCGCTCTGCATCCTACGTGGCGTCATCGCTCACAGAGGTCCACCGCTGCTACAGCATCGAAAGCCACACTGAGCACATGAACGGCAAGAGCTACTCAGACATCTTTAGATCGGACAGCCCTTTCGTGTGA